One Purpureocillium takamizusanense chromosome 12, complete sequence DNA window includes the following coding sequences:
- a CDS encoding uncharacterized protein (EggNog:ENOG503P2TJ~COG:O) translates to MSATGPVPGQPSAPGAAADQFTPGAVPTSPSVSTSPPTRVIQNQLSFETISDSSDEGLHVRMSPAAARRFARRNLRHASATPDLVTSLVRPPSPDTLYIAPEVHGRVRHGALARALSTSSPLLVSARAPNGASDRRSGPLLPPHQSSLDIPAKYGGESVFDMYGLSYVSEPDTNLLCPICHDPLVDPVTTPCDHTFCYRCLRRSISSSPSGSACPIDRDLICWLDCFSAARLIRTQLNSLIVKCPFQGRGCTKEVRREVVERHATTECRYREFSCPDMTCDKKMRHKPRDDECPHRQISCSDCEAEMEHEDRELHLMSCPKAKTRCQGCWQLVVRSQMDTHSDTECDGVEVACPYEDLGCPVRAIRGEIGAHKLGCPFHPDTASGIVIRNQRQVIQSYNELGSQLRDMQTRQDDTNRRIDELTSSMNRRGGGGGGGNGSESVLSDSRTMQDLDAGFEEVHQNLTHLEARQSMWTLNQVMPIREEVTELRNNINMIRMHVNWLLNRSREEGRIRAANNTGASTTIRRDSSGNAGPLLPERRRSSGAETDLPRL, encoded by the coding sequence atgtcggcgacCGGGCCAGTCCCAGGCCAACCCAGCGCCccaggtgccgccgccgaccagtTCACACCCGGCGCCGTcccgacctcgccctcggtgTCCACCTCTCCGCCGACCCGTGTCATCCAGAACCAGTTGTCTTTCGAAACCATCTCCGACTCGAGCGACGAGGGTCTACATGTGCGCATgagccctgccgccgcccggaggTTTGCCCGCCGCAACCTTCGCCACGCTTCTGCCACGCCCGATCTCGTCACGAGCCTCgtgcgcccgccgtcgcccgacACGCTCTACATTGCCCCCGAGGTTCACGGCCGTGTGCGTCATGGCGCGCTGGCTCGGGCTCTGTCCACTTCTTCGCCGTTGTTGGTGTctgcccgcgcgcccaaCGGAGCCTCTGACCGACGCTCCGGTCCTCTGCTTCCTCCCCACCAGTCCTCCCTCGACATCCCCGCAAAGTACGGCGGCGAGTCCGTCTTCGACATGTACGGCCTCTCGTACGTATCTGAACCGGATACGAACCTGCTATGCCCCATATGTCACGACCCCCTCGTCGATCCCGTTACTACGCCGTGCGATCATACATTCTGTTACCGGTGCTTGCGCAGGAGCATCTCTTCGAGTCCCTCCGGATCCGCCTGCCCCATTGACCGCGATCTCATTTGCTGGCTTGATTGCTTCAGCGCTGCAAGACTGATCCGCACCCAGCTTAACTCCTTGATCGTCAAATGTCCGTTCCAGGGGAGGGGTTGCACTAAGGAGGTGAGGCGGGAGGTGGTCGAGCGTCACGCTACCACCGAGTGCCGGTACAGGGAGTTCTCGTGTCCGGATATGACCTGCGACAAGAAGATGCGACACAAACCCAGGGACGACGAGTGCCCTCACCGCCAGATCAGCTGTTCGGATTGTGAGGCTGAGATGGAGCACGAGGACCGCGAACTTCATCTCATGTCGTGTCCCAAGGCCAAGACTCGGTGCCAAGGCTGCTGGCAGCTCGTGGTCCGGTCCCAAATGGACACGCATAGCGACACCGAGtgcgatggcgtcgaggttgcATGTCCATACGAGGATCTCGGGTGCCCGGTACGCGCCATCCGCGGAGAGATTGGCGCGCACAAGCTTGGCTGCCCCTTCCACCCTGACACGGCGTCGGGTATTGTCATCAGGAATCAAAGACAGGTGATCCAATCCTACAACGAGCTCGGCAGCCAGTTACGGGACATGCAGACTAGGCAGGACGACACCAACCGTCGCATCGACGAGCTTACGTCGTCGATGaaccggcgcggcggcggcggcggcggcggcaacggtAGCGAGTCTGTCCTGAGCGACAGCCGTACCATGCAGGACCTCGATGCGGGCTTCGAAGAGGTGCACCAGAATCTGACGCACCTCGAGGCTCGTCAAAGCATGTGGACCCTAAATCAGGTGATGCCCATCCGAGAAGAGGTGACGGAGTTGCGCAACAATATCAATATGATCCGGATGCATGTCAACTGGCTGCTCAACAGGAgccgggaggagggccgcaTTCGAGCCGCCAATAACacgggcgcgtcgacgacgattcgACGGGACAGCTCTGGCAACGCGGGCCCGTTGCTGCCGGAACGAAGACGGTCCTCTGGGGCGGAGACGGACCTTCCGCGGCTATGA
- the UFD2 gene encoding RING-type E3 ubiquitin transferase (EggNog:ENOG503NUGY~COG:O~BUSCO:EOG09260NWN): protein MDPNEERQMWPDGDAPDKEKMDQIRARRLAKLGSAAAPKAADNTDKPDAPSSSSSTTTPAPKPPQPSESPRANITVTPAPKPPPPGSNPFTQLGVQSSRKDSGSSSPQRKRSAAETGDGRAATPPPAARSKPASAVAQFESDADYTHRVLTQVFQITVDPHHMASPSGQRLIFVPNLNQELNEAGEPLKLSVNVLDQAIIEACGTLPASSPLFGYLLPCWKRVVKAHTMAKNASATKLEMLEEAKRLCMSNCLFSLTMPVLYGRDVNIDHDSLAPYLLRSITDDAGLDFDFIREAIKRFDDDEAIPALFNDAMVTISTRLSSLSLGDDYKPYIQALLTYTRFPVLISNLAQHPCFNMAQSAHGIERHTILGPFFRISPLQPEAIKSYFPGPRSLDRTRIANAQDSLRLTLRAHQDDLFVIANAFIRAGPETRSLTLNWFAYIMNMNHKRRAIQVDPREVASDGFMLNVTAVMDRFCEPFMDNDFSKVDKIDVKYFKRQPRIDIKDETKLNADQATADKYYSEKEDGESNFISEAFFLTLAAHHYGSEALNSQLKNIDREIKYLEKNIKAMEAERPKVANSPHQLRLFEETLRRHTNVLEKTIALKYAIEGALLDERMQSTSLRFMRYVAVWLLRLVTGSDYKPGKEMECIKLPLSEEHSEAFACLPEYTLQNIVDNFKFVFRWLPKILPSAVGEEMIALCITFLRSSEFIKNPYLKSSLVSLLFSGTWPFMHLKKGVLGDQLISIPFANEYLLRALMKFYIECESTGGNAFYDKFNIRYEIFQVIKTVWTNDVYKLQLSRESNVNRSFFVQFVNMLLNDATYVLDEAFTKFPKMRTLERELENPSLSAEDRQKKEEELQTLGNQATSYMQLANETLEMMKLFTKALSESFTMPEIVSRLASMLNYNLETLAGRKAAAELSVSNKDKYHFRPIQLISDFVDIYLNLGSSPVFVEAVAADGRSYKPEVLDRVTRILTSKNAKDAKDIAEWEKIKAKFLEAKHELDQAEVDLGDIPAEFEDPIMGDLMKDPVLLPSKHIVDRSTIVQHLLSDPKDPFTRQPMTVDDAIPQTELKARIEQWRAERIAEAKAKMAGEPMETAEG from the exons ATGGATCCCAACGAGGAGCGCCAGATGTGGCCAGATGGCGACGCCCCGGACAAGGAGAAGATGGACCAG ATTCGGGCGCGACGCCTTGCGAAGCTgggctccgcggcggccccgaaGGCAGCTGACAACACAGACAAGCCAGAcgccccgtcctcgtcctcgtcgacaacgacgcccgcgccgaagCCTCCCCAGCCGAGCGAGAGCCCCCGAGCCAACATCACCGTCACACCAGccccgaagccgccgccgccgggctccAACCCCTTCACACAACTAGGTGTCCAAAGCAGCCGTAAAGACTCAGGTAGTTCCAGCCCGCAACGCAAGAGGTCCGCCGCTGAGACTGGAGACGGACGCGCAGCCACGCCACCGCCTGCGGCACGGAGCAAGCCCGCATCCGCTGTTGCCCAGTTCGAGTCGGACGCCGACTATACGCACAGGGTGCTCACGCAGGTGTTCCAAATTACCGTCGATCCGCATCACATGGCCAGCCCGTCAGGCCAACGGCTCATCTTCGTGCCGAACCTCAACCAGGAGCTcaacgaggccggcgagcccTTGAAGCTGTCTGTCAACGTGCTCGACcaggccatcatcgaggcATGCGGCACACTGCCCGCGTCCAGCCCGCTTTTCGGCTACCTGCTGCCGTGCTGGAAGCGAGTGGTCAAGGCGCacaccatggccaagaaCGCGAGCGCGACGAAGCTCGAGATGCTCGAGGAGGCTAAGCGGCTGTGCATGAGCAACTGCCTGTTTTCACTGACAATGCCAGTCCTTTACGG TCGAGACGTCAACATTGATCACGACTCGCTGGCGCCGTACCTGCTGCGTAGCATCAcggacgacgccggcctcgacttTGACTTTATAAGGGAGGCTATCAAGCgctttgacgacgacgaagcaaTTCCGGCTCTCTTCAATGATGCCATGGTTACCATCAGCACTCGGCTCTCCTCCCTGTCCCTTGGCGACGACTACAAGCCTTACATTCAGGCCCTCTTGACGTACACACGGTTCCCCGTCCTCATCTCCAATCTGGCGCAGCACCCTTGTTTCAACATGGCGCAGTCGGCGCACGGCATCGAACGACACACCATCCTCGGCCCCTTCTTCCGAATTTCGCCCCTCCAACCGGAGGCCATCAAGAGCTACTTCCCGGGCCCGCGATCTCTGGACCGAACGCGAATTGCAAACGCTCAGGACTCCCTACGCCTTACCCTGAGGGCTCATCAGGACGACctcttcgtcatcgccaacgcTTTCATTCGAGCTGGTCCGGAGACGAGAAGCCTGACACTGAATTGGTTCGCGTACATTATGAACATGAACCACAAGAGGCGGGCGATCCAGGTCGACCCGCGAGAAGTGGCGTCTGACGGCTTCATGCTGAACGTTACGGCGGTCATGGACCGGTTTTGCGAACCTTTTATGGATAACGACTTTAGCAAGGTGGACAAGATCGACGTAAAGTATTTCAAGAGGCAGCCGCGGATCGACATCAAGGACGAGACGAAGCTCAACGCGGACCAAGCGACCGCCGACAAGTACTACTCCGAGAAGGAGGATGGAGAATCCAATTTCATCTCCGAGGCCTTCTTCCTGACACTGGCTGCACACCACTACGGAAGCGAGGCCCTAAACTCACAGCTCAAAAACATAGATCGAGAGATCAAGTACCTAGAGAAGAATATCAAGGCTATGGAGGCCGAGCGACCCAAGGTGGCCAACTCTCCGCATCAGCTTCGGCTGTTCGAGGAGACTCTTCGACGTCACACGAATGTGCTGGAGAAGACTATTGCCTTGAAATATGCCATCGAGGGTGCACTGCTTGACGAGCGGATGCAGAGCACATCGCTCCGGTTCATGCGATATGTTGCCGTCTGGCTACTACGGCTAGTGACGGGGTCGGACTACAAGCCTGGCAAGGAGATGGAGTGCATTAA ACTGCCGCTCTCGGAGGAGCATTCTGAGGCGTTTGCCTGCTTGCCCGAGTACACGCTGCAGAACATTGTGGACAACTTCAAGTTCGTCTTCAGATGGCTCCCCAAAATCTTGCCAAGCGCTGTAGGCGAGGAGATGATTGCGCTATGCATCACCTTCCTCCGATCTTCGGAATTCATCAAGAATCCGTACCTCAAGTCGTCGCTGGTCTCGCTTCTTTTCTCGGGAACGTGGCCGTTCATGCATCTGAAGAAAGGCGTGTTGGGCGATCAGCTCATCTCCATTCCATTTGCGAACGAGTACCTGCTCCGCGCCTTGATGAAATTCTACATCGAGTGCGAGTCCACGGGTGGCAACGCGTTTTACGACAAGTTCAACATTCGCTACGAAATTTTCCAGGTCATCAAGACGGTGTGGACCAACGACGTGTACAAACTGCAGTTGTCCCGCGAGAGCAA TGTCAATCGCAGTTTCTTCGTGCAGTTCGTCAATATGCTTCTTAACGACGCGACGTACGTCCTGGATGAGGCATTCACCAAGTTTCCCAAGATGCGCACTCTTGAGAGGGAGCTGGAGAACCCTTCTCTATCCGCCGAGGACCGACaaaagaaggaagaggagctcCAGACTCTGGGCAACCAGGCCACGTCCTACATGCAGCTCGCCAACGAGACGCTCGAGATGATGAAGCTGTTCACGAAAGCCCTCAGCGAGTCGTTCACCATGCCAGAGATAGTGTCCCGCCTGGCCAGCATGCTGAACTACAACCTCGAGACGTTGGCGGGCAGGAAAGCAGCCGCCGAGCTGAGTGTCTCCAACAAGGACAAGTACCACTTTCGCCCCATCCAGCTCATTTCCGACTTTGTCGACATCTACCTCAACCTCGGCTCCTCGCCTGTTTTCGttgaggccgtcgccgccgacggacgcTCGTACAAGcccgaggtcctcgaccgCGTCACCCGTATTCTGACGTCCAAGAATGCCAAGGATGCTAAAGACATTGCCGAGTGGGAGAAGATCAAGGCCAAGTTCCTGGAGGCCAAGCACGAGCTCGACCAGGCAGAGGTGGACCTGGGTGACATCCCCGCCGAGTTCGAGGACCCCATCATGGGCGACTTGATGAAGGAtcccgtgctgctgcccagcaAGCACATTGTCGACCGCTCGACCATTGTGCAACACCTGCTCAGCGACCCCAAGGACCCCTTTACGCGTCAGCCCATGACGGTGGACGACGCGATCCCGCAGACGGAGCTCAAGGCGAGGATTGAGCAGTGGCGCgcggagcgcatcgccgaggccaaggccaagatggcCGGCGAGCCCATGGAAACGGCTGAGGGCTGA
- the AAH1 gene encoding Adenosine deaminase (COG:F~EggNog:ENOG503NXRN) encodes MCKSPLHDLLVALPKVEHHLHVEGTLEPPLLFALAAKNNVALPDDPAYASPEALLARYAHWTCLDDFLHYYYQGMSVLVTAADFEALAWAYFVKAAAQRVRHAEVFFDPQAHTARGVSYDTVVEGLGAAKRRAVGELGITVEYIVCVLRHLPLADSHVLVDTVLDRGHLSPPHHPPAALAGAGATATQDVANSSVLAGFGMVSSEKDFPPELFKELYARVALTGTRLTAHAGEEAGPEFVTASLDHLGVERIDHGLSAARDPALVTRLASSGTLLTLCPWSNVRLCNIPELGHAPVRAYLDGGVRFSINSDDPAYFGAYIQEVYCRVQDEFALSVADWEWILRGAIDASWCRDERKGQLVAELDVVLAEHRSLGRVLQT; translated from the coding sequence ATGTGCAAGTCCCCGCTCCACGACCTTCTCGTGGCCCTGCCCAAAGTCGAGCATCACTTGCACGTCGAAGGCAcgctcgagccgccgctgctgttcgccctcgcggccaaGAACAATGTCGCGCTGCCCGACGACCCGGCGTATGCCTCGCCcgaggccctgctcgcccgctACGCGCACTGGACGTGCCTCGACGACTTCCtgcactactactaccaagGCATGAGCGTCCTCGTCACAGCCGCCGActtcgaggccctcgcctgGGCGTACTTTGTCAAGGCCGCAGCCCAGCGCGTCCGCCACGCCGAGGTCTTCTTCGACCCCCAGGCGCACACGGCCCGTGGCGTCTCATACGACACCGTTGTCGAGGGGCTCGGCGCGGCTAAGAGGCGAGCCGTCGGTGAGCTCGGTATCACGGTCGAGTACATTGTCTGTGTCCTGCGACACCTGCCGCTCGCCGACTcgcacgtcctcgtcgataCGGTCCTGGACCGGGGCCACCTCTCAccccctcatcatcctcctgctgctcttgccggtgccggtgctaCCGCCACCCAAGATGTTGCCAACAGCAGCGTGCTCGCGGGCTTCGGTATGGTGTCGAGCGAAAAGGACTTTCCCCCGGAGCTCTTCAAGGAGCTCTACGCGCGGGTCGCTCTCACGGGGACACGACTGACGgcccacgccggcgaggaagccggGCCCGAGTTCGTCACCGCGTCACTGGACCAcctgggcgtcgagcgcatcgATCACGGCCTTTCGGCCGCGCGGGACCCGGCGCTGGTGACGCGcctggcctcgtcgggcaCGCTGCTGACGCTATGCCCGTGGTCCAACGTGCGACTGTGCAACATCCCCGAGCTGGGCCACGCCCCCGTGCGGGCGtacctggacggcggcgtgcgcTTCAGCATCAACAGCGACGACCCGGCCTACTTTGGTGCCTACATCCAGGAGGTCTACTGCCGCGTGCAGGACGAGTTCgccctctccgtcgccgactgGGAATGGATActccgcggcgccatcgacgccagcTGGTGCCGCGACGAGAGAAagggccagctcgtcgccgagctggacgtCGTGCTGGCCGAACACAGGTCCCTCGGCCGGGTACTCCAGACGtaa
- a CDS encoding uncharacterized protein (COG:K~EggNog:ENOG503Q4PC): MAAESSHNPYARSPNPSTRSYDSSSVSSATSPRPPSRYLGGLLGTSARPNAAPSPQPIGMPSLPPVHQGFPPYASMSSSVLGRESLASTDSVMSGQGGGHGHLPGTPGSQGQKRAYRQRRKDPSCDACRERKVKCDATETTSCSECSSRNVKCQFTKETNRRMSSIKQVQDLEKQIERVKRDNSNLRRLLGEREGPMDMEMEPADRPFTQLPPVGSEPKQRRRHPPNPELARARASVRSLSKGIWNPPAQFRQPPPTMLDCPTPELPPQPVVDRLLHSYCNSAHTMFPIVHMPTFQAMVDDLYRSNPQRVSSAWISLFFAVLAAGSLFSPEPPTSTTFYRPAELLESARKVMDPWNNHHTLNNARALVLISLCLGEMNLKSAAWNWLGNAVRVGQDLGLYSESGSWPVIEGEMRRRTWWSIYILDRTMATEMGHPFLIDDTDCDVSLPAAVDDQYLREDGMRVPNGAEPLTHSLLAIIHVVRSYSSMIRSMDALGLSAGQLGMFDGHFKKCLSTFPPACDPNNTVALAPHFLAPLAYLFHARLLVHRHNLSPSCSPEVRFAAIENCTHVALETASLISRTKSPADGATALLATHIFRSTLFLLLTGYLDHATTLIRALAAIDARRDITLSCGRYLSFFISTLVAKRAEHASYLPRRPSVDHAALLTSLTRDEELLAYVSADQQASPQRSWLWTVQDNEPPPAKSSTASGGASENGLFSSELRTGLTEEERREWGGWARLEAAARGLAAASSTTTTTATTTATAPWAPLPPPQVKSESPVAAVEIQRLSDAPRFASDARGPPPSSSSPTSNPVVKRGAERISIANII; encoded by the coding sequence ATGGCGGCCGAATCGTCGCACAACCCATACGCCCGATCTCCCAACCCATCCACAAGGTCATACGactcctcgtccgtctctTCTGCtacgtcgccgcggccaccatcTCGGTATCTAGGGGGGCTTCTGGGCACGAGCGCGCGGCCCAACGCCGCGCCGAGTCCCCAGCCCATTGGCATGCCGTCACTGCCTCCTGTCCACCAAGGCTTCCCCCCGTACGCGTCCATGTCCAGCTCGGTGCTCGGGCGCGAGTCTCTAGCCTCCACCGACTCGGTCATGAGCGGCCAGGGAGGTGGCCACGGCCACTTGCCAGGGACTCCGGGCAGCCAGGGCCAGAAGAGGGCATATCGTCAGCGTCGCAAGGACCCGAGCTGCGACGCGTGCCGAGAGAGAAAGGTCAAGTGCGACGCCACTGAGACTACCAGCTGCTCAGAATGTTCCAGCAGAAACGTCAAGTGTCAGTTTACCAAGGAGACGAACCGAAGGATGTCGTCGATAAAGCAGGTTCAGGACCTGGAGAAGCAGATCGAGAGGGTGAAGCGCGACAACTCCAACTTGCGCAGGTTGCTCGGTGAGAGAGAGGGTCCCATGGACATGGAAATGGAACCCGCAGATCGACCATTCACACAGCTACCCCCGGTAGGGTCCGAGCCGAAGCAGCGCAGGCGACATCCTCCCAACCCAgagctggcgagggcgcgggcaagCGTTCGCAGCCTCTCCAAGGGCATTTGGAACCCACCAGCACAGTTTCGCCAACCTCCGCCAACGATGCTCGACTGTCCAACCCCGGAACTCCCGCCTCAACCCGTCGTGGACCGGCTTCTGCACTCGTATTGCAATTCTGCGCATACAATGTTTCCCATTGTCCATATGCCGACGTTCCAGGCCATGGTCGACGACTTGTACCGGTCGAATCCTCAGCGGGTCTCGTCTGCATGGATATCGCTCTTCTTTGCGGTCCTTGCGGCCGGTAGTCTCTTCAGCCCTGAACCacccaccagcaccaccttcTACCGGCCAGCCGAGCTCTTGGAGTCTGCCCGAAAAGTCATGGATCCCTGGAACAACCACCACACGCTCAACAACGCGCGGGCTTTAGTGCTCATCTCTCTATGCCTTGGCGAGATGAATTTGAAATCCGCCGCTTGGAACTGGCTTGGGAATGCCGTCCGCGTTGGGCAGGATCTCGGACTCTACTCTGAGTCCGGGTCCTGGCCCGTAATTGAGGgcgagatgcggcggcgaaccTGGTGGTCCATTTACATCCTCGATAGGACAATGGCCACGGAGATGGGGCACCCTTTTCTGATCGACGATACGGACTGCGATGTGTCTCTTCCGGCTGCCGTGGACGATCAGTATCTTCGTGAGGACGGAATGCGCGTCCCGAACGGGGCGGAACCGCTGACACATTCCCTTTTGGCCATTATTCATGTCGTGCGGTCGTACTCGTCCATGATCAGATCGATGGATGCCCTGGGACTCTCCGCCGGCCAGCTGGGCATGTTTGACGGGCATTTCAAGAAGTGCCTGAGCACTTTCCCTCCAGCATGCGATCCTAACAACACCGTGGCATTGGCACCGCACTTTCTGGCCCCGCTGGCTTACCTATTCCACGCGAGACTTCTCGTCCATCGACACAACTTGTCGCCAAGCTGCTCGCCCGAAGTTCGCTTTGCCGCCATCGAGAACTGCACgcacgtcgccctcgagacaGCATCGCTCATCAGCCGAACCAAGTCCCCCGCGGACGGTGCGACGGCTCTGCTCGCAACCCACATCTTCCGCTCGACACTGTTCCTGCTTCTGACCGGCTACCTCGACCACGCGACCACGCTCATCAGGGCCCTCGcggccatcgacgccagACGAGACATCACCCTCTCGTGCGGACGATACCTGTCCTTTTTCATATCCACCTTGGTCGCCAAACGGGCTGAACACGCCAGCTATCTTCCACGAAGGCCCTCGGTTGACCACGCGGCACTCCTGACCTCTTTGACCCGTGACGAAGAGCTTCTGGCATACGTATCGGCCGATCAACAGGCCTCGCCGCAGAGGTCGTGGCTATGGACCGTCCAGGACAACGAGCCGCCCCCGGCCAAGTCGAGCACCGcgtccggcggcgccagcgagaATGGGCTCTTCAGCTCAGAGCTCCGCACCGGCCTGACGGAAGAAGAGCGCAGGGAATGGGGCGGCTGggcgcgcctcgaggcggctgctcgagggctggccgccgccagctctaccaccactactaccgCTACTACCACTGCTACTGCCCCGTGGGCGCCTCTGCCCCCGCCGCAGGTCAAGAGCGAGTCTcccgtggcggccgtcgagatcCAGCGCCTCTCGGACGCGCCGCGTTTCGCGTCCGACGCCaggggcccgccgccttcgagcagcagcccgacgTCCAACCCCGTCGTTAAGAGGGGCGCCGAACGCATCAGCATCGCCAACATAATATGA